The following are encoded together in the Dermacentor silvarum isolate Dsil-2018 unplaced genomic scaffold, BIME_Dsil_1.4 Seq1057, whole genome shotgun sequence genome:
- the LOC119434421 gene encoding uncharacterized protein LOC119434421 → MSICRDEPLFSPVKECGPPLTGGRVGAGNGGALSTDSLDCSSFEEHDLVLTCQANKDNYTIAFQQSGTHFSDDLSEGSVPSDQQSHHSSSAASAAPASGGPGSMARSELSFTTWHRLRSSGVRLKPDSDAGKCQSLPNLLRRSAAVAGRMDVAGSCLPLYTLQASTHGTIDPPDARSVSLLRLFMRSKAGSGGSLSSSHSENSDSVTTPRDGATAYQLQSSSEDSSGSMDSKSDSSEDPPLPPKPVEPLVRKVLRASTNLVGREANNNNVELTAANDNERLRMATSESEEETSQCFEDSLVEAAQARMKPANARSPIHEEEEPFESSGDETMKDSRDLLSSGGGTSSDNAGVVERRNNDVNSSLRCAKGGALLSGPLGKERIKNVFTTVNKNSNAMAAESDDRQSSRSTQTKRFNCNDGSGSSSTRKVSDSSGSGEEGRNARSSSLLSSGYVSRQNSVDQIHRQTFLLSAGGNRRKQPPTAIARMRHSSTQVPVHIRDRGIQTSVEGAVAENSNWLYTVDDTSAAMSGQRSFNLTLRPQEVGSKQEAEPKRSIYVCYPNYSLPDLSFLKELAAAEDKPDLVLRPTQHKMPQPGVSEATADGAVASAQVPPNESPVLHRRTHSSEPHWRRPKSCNDFEDLSRRNLSHIQDWDSLSVLLPAEVKAMVSHFRHAAPSSNPAPDSQQQRGILRKLSDEANSRPRSQCDTLAADIDRISTGAGGSVEFPNRRHSLQDYRRLLKGLPDLDGLLPPCPNLACSGGLQRDTSLPLSRTNSEGSWRRVGGRNARRSAPLAATCSSCRAKKAVSFSEDLNVHTNDTRPMRGAFCKCTCGSSPTTNYGSLERPSRKMTLLFGGSQDDQHAPHEFALSPKGLSPSWGMSPLSRSQRELVEQRKGLLDNTMRSIRQVLDCYNTEKESQPAVGGGAEPVPV, encoded by the exons ATGTCCATCTGTCGGGACGAGCCACTCTTCTCGCCCGTCAAGGAGTGTGGACCCCCGCTGACGGGAGGGCGGGTTGGTGCGGGCAATGGGGGAGCCCTTTCCACGGACAGCCTGGACTGCAGCTCGTTTGAGGAGCATGACCTTGTGCTGACGTGCCAGGCCAACAAGGACAACTACACGATTGCCTTCCAGCAGAGTGGGACACACTTCTCGGACGACCTATCGGAAGGCAGCGTGCCCTCGGACCAGCAGAGCCACCACAGCAGCAGTGCTGCGAGTGCTGCG CCGGCGAGTGGTGGTCCTGGGTCCATGGCACGGTCCGAGCTGTCCTTCACCACCTGGCATAGGCTAAGGTCGTCGGGTGTCCGGCTCAAGCCGGATTCGGATGCAGGGAAGTGCCAGAGCCTCCCCAACCTTCTTCGACGGTCGGCAGCCGTGGCGGGACGCATGGACGTGGCCGGCAGCTGCCTGCCGCTTTACACGCTGCAG GCATCCACACATGGTACAATTGATCCACCTGATGCTCGGTCCGTGTCCCTGCTGCGCCTCTTCATGCGAAGCAAAGCTGGCAGTGGAGGTTCTCTCTCCAGCAGCCATTCTGAGAATTCTGATTCTGTGACCACGCCCCGAGATGGTGCCACTGCCTACCAACTGCAGTCGTCCAGCGAGGACTCCAGCGGGTCTATGGATTCCAAGAGCGACAGCAGTGAAGACCCACCGCTGCCGCCAAAACCTGTGGAGCCGCTGGTGCGGAAAGTGCTGCGGGCCAGCACCAACCTTGTGGGCAGGGAGGCCAATAACAACAACGTGGAACTAACGGCTGCCAACGACAATGAACGGTTGAGGATGGCCACGTCCGAGAGCGAGGAGGAGACGTCACAGTGCTTCGAGGATAGCCTCGTGGAAGCGGCGCAGGCACGCATGAAGCCTGCCAACGCGAGGAGCCCGATCCATGAGGAAGAGGAACCGTTTGAGTCCAGCGGGGATGAAACAATGAAGGACAGCCGCGACCTGCTGAGCAGTGGTGGAGGCACGTCTTCCGACAATGCAGGCGTCGTTGAGCGGCGTAACAACGATGTGAACTCCTCATTGCGCTGTGCCAAGGGTGGTGCACTGCTCAGTGGTCCCCTGGGAAAGGAGAGGATAAAGAATGTCTTCACGACGGTGAACAAGAACAGCAATGCCATGGCAGCAGAGTCGGATGATCGGCAGTCCAGCCGCAGCACGCAGACCAAGCGCTTCAACTGCAATGATGGCTCGGGATCCAGTTCTACGAGGAAGGTGTCGGACAGTAGCGGAAGCGGAGAAGAAGGCCGAAACGCGCGTTCTTCGAGTCTCCTCTCAAGTGGCTATGTGAGCCGACAGAACTCTGTGGATCAGATCCACCGGCAGACATTCCTCCTGAGTGCCGGCGGTAATAGGAGAAAACAGCCGCCTACGGCAATAGCTCGAATGAGGCACTCGAGCACACAGGTGCCGGTGCACATTCGGGACCGTGGCATTCAGACCAGCGTGGAGGGGGCTGTGGCTGAGAACTCAAACTGGCTGTACACTGTTGACGACACGTCTGCAGCGATGTCAGGACAGCGAAGCTTCAACTTGACGTTGCGCCCCCAAGAAGTTGGCTCGAAGCAGGAGGCAGAGCCAAAGCGATCTATTTATGTCTGCTACCCAAATTACTCCCTTCCAGATCTTAGTTTTCTGAAGGAGCTGGCCGCCGCCGAGGACAAGCCCGACCTGGTTCTACGTCCCACGCAGCACAAGATGCCGCAGCCCGGTGTGTCAGAAGCAACCGCCGATGGGGCTGTGGCGTCTGCACAAGTGCCACCCAACGAGTCGCCCGTGCTTCACAGGCGAACCCACAGCAGTGAACCGCACTGGCGGCGACCCAAGTCGTGCAACGACTTCGAGGACCTCTCCCGGCGCAACCTGAGTCACATTCAGGACTGGGACTCGCTAAGCGTGTTGCTGCCCGCCGAAGTTAAAGCCATGGTGTCCCACTTCCGCCATGCTGCTCCTTCCTCGAATCCTGCGCCGGACTCTCAGCAACAGCGGGGAATCCTGCGCAAGCTCTCAGACGAGGCCAACAGCCGGCCGAGAAGCCAGTGCGACACCCTTGCTGCGGACATCGACAGGATCTCCACGGGCGCCGGCGGCTCAGTCGAGTTCCCCAATCGGCGCCACTCGCTGCAGGACTACCGGAGGCTCCTCAAGGGCCTCCCCGACCTGGATGGCCTGCTTCCACCCTGTCCAAACCTGGCCTGCAGTGGAGGCTTGCAACGGGACACCTCATTACCACTCTCCCGGACCAACTCGGAGGGGTCGTGGCGGCGCGTCGGAGGCCGGAACGCGAGGCGCTCCGCACCTCTGGCAGCTACCTGCTCATCGTGTCGTGCCAAGAAGGCAGTGAGCTTCAGCGAGGACCTCAACGTTCACACAAACGACACACGGCCCATGCGAGGAGCCTTCTGCAAGTGCACATGCGGCTCAAGTCCCACGACGAACTATG